The sequence below is a genomic window from Ascaphus truei isolate aAscTru1 unplaced genomic scaffold, aAscTru1.hap1 HAP1_SCAFFOLD_3053, whole genome shotgun sequence.
aaggggtgtggggggtgaggagtgtgaggagtgaggagtgtgaggagtgtggggggtgtgaggggtgtgtgggggtgtgaggggtgtgtgggggtgaggggtgtgtggggagtgtaagggtgtggggtgtgtgaggggtgaggggtgtgggggtgtgaggagtgtgaggggtgtgtgggggtgtggggagtgtaagggtgtgtgaggggtgaggggtgaggggtgaggggtgtgggggtgtgaggggtGTGAGGGGTGTGAGGAGTGTGAGGGGTGTGAGGAGTGTGAGGGGTATGAGGAGtgtgaggggtgtggggggtgtggggggtgaggagtgtgaggagtgtggggagtgtgaggggagtgtgaggggtgtgaggggtgtgaggggggtggggggtgtggggggggtgtggggggggtgaggggggtgattgCTATGGGGAGACACACACTTTGTTCTCAGAGATTTTGTTTCTATTCAATAAAGTTTCTATAAGATAAAAGTAATAAAAATGAttcctggtgacgtcatcacgtttacGCCGCCCCCAGACCGGAAGCGGAAGTGAGACTTGTTGGTTGCTACTGGAGGCGGAGAGCTGAGGCTTTGTGTCATTACAGAGACCGGAAACACCGACAGAGACCGGAAACACCGGGGGGAGACCGAGAGTTGGGAAAGCGGGCAGACGGGAGATGGTTAGACACACTCGCACTGTATATACCCCATGTAGACACGCTCGCACTGTATATACCCCATGTAGACACGCTCGCACTGTATATACCCCATGTAGACACGCTCGCACTGTATATACCCCATGTATACACGCTCGCACTGTATATACCCCATGTAGACACGCTCGCACTGTATATACCCCATGTATACACGCTCGCACTGTATATACCCCATGTATACACGCTCGCACTGTATATACCCCATGTAGACACGCTCGCACTGTatatacaccatgtatacacactcGCACTGTATATACCCCATGTAGACACGCTCGCACTGTatatacaccatgtatacacactcGCACTGTATATACCCCATGTATACACACTCGCACTGTATATACCCCATGTATACACACTCGCACTGTATATACCCCATGTATACACACTCGCACTGTATATACCCCATGTATACACGCTTGCACTGTATATACCCCATGTATACACGCTCGCACTGTATATACCCCATGTATACACGCTCGCACTGTATATACCCCATGTATACACGCTTGCACTGTATATACCCCATGTATACACGCTCGCACTGTATATACCCCATGTATACACACTCGTACTGTATATACCCCATGTATACACACTCGCACTGTATATACCCCATGTAGACACACTCGCACTGTATATACCCCATGTAGACACACtcgcactgtatatacacacaggcactcgCACTGTATATACCCCATGTATACACACTCGCACTGTATATACCCCATGTATACACACtcgcactgtatatacacacaggcactcgCACTGTATATACCCCATGTATACACACTCGCACTGTATATACCCCATGTATACACACTCGCACTGTATATACCCCATGTATACACACTCGCACTGTATATACCCCATGTATACACACTCGCACTGTATATACCCCATGTATACACACTCGCACTGTATATACCCCATGTATACACACtcgcactgtatatacacacaggcactcgCACTGTATGCATATATAGGCActcacactgtatacatatatacacacaagcacTGCATGCACTCATgctgtatacattgtatacatatctcagaacatccagggggagcatataatgggttgagaaaacaaaacaagatacacaaatataagtgcagacgtaatgcaatcagtgaataaatgtggcagtgtcttggctcatatagctgtactactcacaggactaaagtgtatatataagcagttggcaaatagggttgccacccttgatggtataaaggcaccggaccccttatcgatactccgtcagcataaaccgcatgtataaagagagagaaaactacatagtgcgatcaataatataaactttataaaaaatgaatgggtaaaaaatgcgcacttacaatgtgctaatataataaaagcattggtcacaaaatgtgagtaggagttgtcccgagcagctcaccgcctccctgggtcatcaggctgaatgatgacccagggaggcggtgagctgctcgggacaactcctactcacattttgtgaccaatgcttttattatattagcacattgtaagtgcgcattttttacccattcattttttataaagtttatattattgatcgcactatgtagttttctctctctttatacatgcggtttatgctgacggagtatcgataaggggtccggtgcctttataccatcaagggtggcaaccctatttgccaactgcttatatatacactttagtcctgtgagtagtacagctatatgagccaagacactgccacatttattcactgattgcattacgtctgcacttatatttgtgtatcttgttttgttttctcaacccattatatgctccccctggatgttctgagatacttctaaactctggaacccgtgaaacaggtcccaccagtgaggtttgagctgtgggttttttggtcatcacttatatttattttatcatttacaccattattattatttattcacttcaTATATAGCTGTTCGCGCCTTTTTGTTCACCTATTTACACAAGTACATTGTATACACACATTCACACCGTAtgtatatagtatgtatgtatgtatatctatacatgcacacacagacgtgtttgtgtatacaaacgtacacacagagggggggggtgcaATCACGCTTGTGCCAtactttgtatgtatatatatatatatatatatatatatatatatatatatatatatatatatatatatatatatatatatatatacacacacacacgatattatACACGGAATAtacttattatgtatgtatgttctcAACACCAGGGCTCTTCAACTTGAGTTTGTGGGCCTGATGGAGCCTATGAGGGCTTTGTAGCGGCCCCATGGCTGTCAGCACTATATGTTACATTACATAATATACAAGGCGTATGTTACATATCTCTGACCTAATCATTTGCATTTAACATAATGATATAGCACACAACTGCTCTACCTTAATACAGAAGGGAGGAGGATGGGGTGCAAGGGGAGTGGGTAATCAATAATGGAAGAAAATTGTAGATCACAAGATGATCCACAAAAGAGAAACAACCCCTTTCTATTGCACTCGGCCAACAGTATTATCAAGTAGTAATGAAAGAAAGCATACATGCCACGCCCCCACGGAAAGGACCACAAAAACCAAACAATAACATGTTTTATTAATTACTTGGTAAACTCATCTAAGTGCTCAAAGAACTCTAAAACAGTAATCTCAGGACATTAGAGACCAACACAGTATACTCCTTTAGTTGCTGTGCTGAGTCTCTTTATTCCCAGTTCATTTACTGTTTTACTGGGACATTTTATTTCACTATGTATATAGTTCTTTGAGCACTTAGATGAGTTTACCAAGTAATTAATAAAACatgttattattttgtttttgtggtcCTTTCCGTGGTGGCGTGGCATGTATGCTTTCTTTCATTACTACTTGATAATACTGTTGGCTGAGTGCAGTAGAAAGGGGTTTCTCTTTTGTGGATCATCTTTTGATCTACAGTTTTCTGCCATTACAAATCATTTGCATTAAAGAGAATGATTTGGTTATACATTGCACATGACACAGCGATCTGATAAAGCTCTGTATATGTTACTTTCCCAGGATCTCTTCCTAATTACATCAACATTAAAATGTGACAAAATCACTAAAGGAGACAGAGTTTCCAGAACGGGTTTAAAAGACAGACCcagaaaacattaaaaaaaacccaacTAGAATCACCCAAAGTAAagccaataaaatatatatataacttccaAGTCACATTTGGAAACATCAGATTGATCAGATCAAGGTGTTTATTAAGACCTCATAGTGTCGTACACCTGCGTCTAAACATGCGTACGGTGTCCTGCCTGGCCAATCGCCCACCACAAGCTCTTCTGTTTAAAGTCCAATCCATTTAAGGGAACTGGGGTCCTGATTATGATTCTCTTTTAAGTGCCTGGACACGCTATGCAGTGTATACCCACTAGTAATGTACCTCACTTGTCATTGTCTTTCAGTTTGTCCCATATACTGTAAATTTCAAGAACATTTAAAAGGCTGTTTTTTGGCCAATGACTCGCTCAGAACATCTCTTGTATCCAGTTCTTGCTCAGCATTTCTGTTTTCAGCATTTCTGTTTTCAGCTGTTAGCGCCTAGTTTAGCAAACGTGTCTGCTTACAAAGCATTGTTACTGCAGCTtgttggagggagaggatgaaTACTTCTCAACGATAGTGTTACTGCTAATGGAGAAACATTGGGCCTGGtttgggagggggtataaggaggTGTGTCTGAGACATATTAagcatctaaagccctctctcactgactgccccacacctcacacctcacactgactgccccacacctctgcccttcccctcaatatccgactagcaccctctctatccacctttaagacctatctaAAAACCCACCTCTGTAATGAAGCTTATgtgtagctccatggctgatactttacacctcatgcataaaccttggtcccttgcagacgcacttaccagatctccttcatactgtctctgtacgttctccctacttaacattaagattgtaagctcttcggggcacggattccctaatgttacttgtatgtctgaagcacttctcacctttgtgttatattattatgtcacgtgtattactgttgtgaaaagctatgtacattaatggtgctatataaataaagacatacatacaccctGTCCTGACATACACCCTGTCCTGACACACACCATGTCACGATGTGAAGCAGTGCTTCACTGCCGCAGGATGTGATACTGGTCTCCTTTTGTCCCCTAGGACAGCGAGTTTTCTGACCCAGAGCTGTCTGGCGTGGGAGAGGCGGAGAACGGGGAGAATGCCCCTGTGTACTGCGTGTGCCGCAAGCCCGATATCAACTGCTTCATGATGTGAGGACcagcacacacatcacccccacaGCACCCACACATCACCCCCACAGCACCCACTGCCGTGTCCTGAGTTTACCGTGTGTGTCTTGTGTTTTCTGCACAGCGGCTGTGATCAGTGTAATGAGTGGTTCCATGGAGACTGCATCAACATCACAGAGAAAATGGCAAAGGCCATACGGGAGTGGTACTGCATCCAATGCCGGGGTAAGGAGGGACCGtgggggggggtctctcactgAGGGACCgtggggggggtctctcactGAGGGACCGTGGGGGGGGTCTCTCTCACTGAGAGACTGTGGGGGGGTCTCTCTCACTGAGGGACCGTGGGGGGGGTCTCTCTCACTGAGGGACTGTGGGGGGGTCTCTCTCACTGAGGGACCGTGGGGGGGGTCTCTCTCACTGAGGGACCGTGGGGGGGTCTCTCTCACTGAGGGACCGTGGGGGGGGGTCTCTCTCACTGAGGGACCGTGGGGGGGTCTCTCTCACTGAGGGACCGTGGGGGGGTCTCTCTCACTGAGGGACTGTGGGGGGGTCTCTCTCACTGAGGGACTGTGGGGGGGTCTCTCTCACTGAGGGACCGTGGGGGGGGTCTCTCTCACTGAGGGACCGTGGGGGGGTCTCTCTCACTGAGGGACCGTGGGGGGGGGTCTCTCTCACTGAGGGACGGTGGGGGGGGGTCTCTCTCACTGAGGGACTGTGGGGGGGTCTCTCTCACTGAGGGACCGTGGAGGGGGTCTCTCTCACTGAGGGACTGTGGGGGGGTCTCTCTCACTGAGGGACCGTGGGGGGGGTCTCTCTCACTGAGGGACCgtggggggggtctctcactGAGGGACCGTGGGGGGGGTCTCTCTCACTGAGGGACCGTGGGGGGGGTCTCTCTCACTGAGGGACCGTGGGGGGGTCTCTCTCACTGAGGGACCgtggggggggtctctcactGAGGGACCGTGGGGGGGGTCTCTCTCACTGAGGGACCGTGGGGGGGGTCTCTCTCACTGAGGGACCgtggggggggtctctcactGAGGGAACGTGGGGGGTGGGTCTCTCACTGAgggaccgtgggggggggggtctctctcACTGAgggaccgtggggggggggggtctctcactgAGGGACCGTGGGGGGGGGTCTCTCTCACTGAGGGACCGTGGGGGGGTCTCTCTCACTGAGGGACCGTGGGGGGGGTCTCTCTCACTGAGGGACCGTGGGGGGGGTCTCTCTCACTGAGGGACCGTGGGGGGGGTCTCTCTCACTGAGGGACCGTGGGGGGGTCTCTCTCACTGAGGGACCgtggggggggtctctcactGAGGGACCgtggggggggtctctcactGAGGGACCgtggggggggtctctcactGAGGGACCgtggggggggtctctcactGAGGGACCGTGGGGGGGGGTCTCTCTCACTGATGAGTGGGGGGATTATATTCGGGGTGACAGGCATATTTACATTCCGTTTCTCTGCCAGAAAAACACCCCAGCCTGGAGATCAAATACCGACACAAAAAGTCCAAAGAGAGGGAGCGAGaagcagagcgagagagggaggagagagaggagagaatgaggacagagaggaggaaaagcatcagcagcaacagcagcaataaagtaagggagggggggagaagagtacctaaacgtgtgtgtgtgtgtgtgtgtgtgtgtgtgtgtgtgtgtgtgtatatacacacacgcaccgtTCTAttagtatatatacatgtaaatatacatttagcataggttgaattgatggacatgtcttttttccacctcattgtgtgtgtgtttgtgtgtgtgtgtgcacgcgcacacacacactcaccaccctGTAAGTGCATATATGTATGCGTGGCATGCTGcccggtttgtgtgtgtgtgtgtgtgtgtgcgtgtgtgtgtgtgtgtctgtgtgtgtgtgtgtgtgtgtgtgcgcacacacacgctcaccACCCTGTAAGTGCATATATGTATGCGTGGCATGCTGCCCGGTTAGTGTCTGATGTTAatggtctgtgtgtctgtgtctgtgtgtgtgtgtgtgtgtgtgtgtgtgtgtgtgtgtgtgtgtgtgtgtgtgcgcacacacgctCACCACCCTGTAAGTGCATATATGTATGCATGGCATGCTGCCCGGTTAGTGTCTGATGTtaatggtctgtgtgtgtgtgtgtgatgttaatggtctgtgtgtgtgtgtgtgtgatgttaatggtctgtgtgtgtgtgatgttaatggtctgtgtgtgtgtgtatgcgtggcaTGCTGCCCGGTTAGTGTCTGATGTtaatggtctgtgtgtgtgtgtgtgtgtgtgtgtgtgtgtatgcgtggcaTGCTGCCCGGTTAGTGTCTGTtaatggtctgtgtgtgtgtgtgtgtgtgtgtgtgtgtgtgtgatgttaatggtctgtgtgtgtgtgtgtgatgttaaTGGTCTGTGTGTCGTCCTCTCCGTTCCAGCAGCAGGTTAAGCGCTCGGCCCGTATGTGCGGGGAGTGTGAGTCGTGCAGTCGCACCGAGGACTGCGGCCAGTGCGACTTCTGCAAAGACATGAAGAAGTTTGGGGGTCCCAACAAGATTCGGCAGAAGTGCAGACTCCGACAGTGCCAAGTGAGAGCAAGGGTAAGAGCGTCGCCCACTGAGGGCTTTCCTCAGCATCCCCAAATATGTCACCCCCCAACACCCCCTTCCTATGGAGGGAACTCACTGTTAAATGAAATCCAGACATAGGACACTTTTTTCACAGAACTGACATGCCCCCTTCCCTGTGGGGGGGCGAGGAAACCCACATAATATGGACTCATACCCTTTAAAAGAACATTCCCCCCCAagaaaaccccctcccctaagaACACATCCCCTACCGTTACCTCCCCTAAGAACACCTCCCCTACCGTTACCTCCCCTAAGAACACCTCCCCTACCGTTACCTCCCCTAAGAACACCTCCCCTACCGTTACCTCCCCTAAGAACACCTCCCCTACCGTTACCTCCCCTAAGAACACCTCCCCTACCGTTACCTCCCCTAAGAACACCTCCCCTACCGTTACCTCCCCTAAGAACACCTCCCCTACCGTTACCTCCCCTAAGAACACCTCCCCTACCGTTACCTCCCCTAAGAACACCTCCTCTACCGTTACCTAACCTAAGAACACCTCCCCTACCGTTTCCTCCCCTAAGAACACCTCCCCTACCGTTACCTCCCCTAAGAACACCTCCCCTACCGTTACCTCCCCTAAGAACACATCCCCTACCGTTACCTAACCTAAGAACACCTCCCCTACCGTTACCTCCCCTAAGAACACCTCCCCTACCGTTACCTCCCCTAAGAACACCTCCCCTACCGTTACCTCCCCTAAGAACACCTCCCCTACCGTTACCTCCCCTAAGAACACCTCCCCTACCGTTACCTCCCCTAAGAACACCTCCCCTACCGTTACCTCCCCTAAGAACACCTCCCCTACCGTTACCTCCCCTAAGAACACCTCCCCTACCGTTACCTCCCCTAAGAACACCTCCCCTACCGTTACCTCCCCTAAGAACACCTCCCCTACCGTTACCTCCCCTAAGAACACCTCCCCTACCGTTACCTCCCCTAAGAACACCTCCCCTACCGTTACCTCCCCTAAGAACACCTCCCCTACCGTTACCTAACCTAAGAACACCTCCCCTACCGTTACCTCCCCTACCGTTACCTCCCCTACCGTTACCTCCCCTAAGAACACCTCCCCTACCGTTACCTCCCCTAAGAACACCTCCCCTACCGTTTCCTCCCCTAAGAACACCTCCCCTACCGTTACCTAACCTAAGAACACCTCCCCTACCGTTACCCTCCCCTAAGAACACCTCCCCTACCGTTACCTCCCCTAAGAACACCTTCCCTACCGTTACCTCCCCTAAGAACACCTCCCCTAACGTTTCCTCCCCTAAGAACACCTCCCCTACCGTTTCCCCTCCCCTAAGAACACCTCCCCTACCGTTACCTCCCCTAAGAACACCTCCCCTACCGTTACCTCCCCTAAGAACACCTCCCCTACCGTTACCTAACCTAAGAACACCTCCCCTACCGTTACCTAACCTAAGAACACCTCCCCTACCGTTACCTCCCCTAAGAACACCTCCCCTACCGTTACCTAACCTAAGAACACCTCCCCTAAGAACACCTCCCCTACCGTTACCTCCCCTAAGAACACCTCCCCTACCGTTACCTAACCTAAGAACACCTCCCCTACCGTTACCTCCCCTAAGAACACCTCCCCTACCGTTACCTCCCCTAAGAACACCTCCCCTACCGTTACCTCCCCTAAGAACACCTCCCCTACCGTTACCTAACCTAAGAACACCTCCCCTACCGTTACCTAACCTAAGAACACCTCCCCTACCGTTACCTCCCCTAAGAACACCTCCCCTACCGTTACCTCCCCTAAGAACACCTCCCCTACCGTTACCTCCCCTAAGAACACCTCCCCTACCGTTACCTCCCCTAAGAACACCTCCCCTACCGTTACCTCCCCTAAGAACACCTCCCCTACCGTTTCCTCCCCTAAGAACACCTCCCCTACCGTTACCTCCCCTAAGAACACCTCCCCTACCGTTTCCTCCCCTAAGAACACCTCCCCTACCGTTTCCTCCCCTAAGAACACCTCCCCTACCGTTACCTCCCCTAAGAACACCTCCCCTACCGTTTCCTCCCCTAAGAACACCTCCCCTACCGTTACCTCCCCTAAGAACACCTCCCCTACCGTTACCTAACCTAAGAACACCTCCCCTACCGTTACCTCCCCTAAGAACACCTCCCCTACCGTTACCTCCCCTAAGAACACCTCCCCTACCGTTACCTCCCCTAAGAACACCTCCCCTACCGTTACCTCCCCTAAGAACACCTCCCCTACCGTTACCTCCCCTAAGAACACCTCCCCTAACGT
It includes:
- the LOC142483182 gene encoding CXXC-type zinc finger protein 1-like isoform X1, giving the protein MDSEFSDPELSGVGEAENGENAPVYCVCRKPDINCFMIGCDQCNEWFHGDCINITEKMAKAIREWYCIQCREKHPSLEIKYRHKKSKEREREAEREREEREERMRTERRKSISSNSSNKQVKRSARMCGECESCSRTEDCGQCDFCKDMKKFGGPNKIRQKCRLRQCQVRARKMLRVRDDEVQMYRDSMEPSSLADSLSDDDLPLDPELYQELCAGGAFDDHNLPWLSDTEDTPFLDSVLRKRAVKVKHVKRREKKSDKKKDDKYKRHKQKQKHKDKAKHSERMESKDFSSLRQCLGPSCVQPARTGSKYCSDDCGMKLAAK
- the LOC142483182 gene encoding CXXC-type zinc finger protein 1-like isoform X5, whose translation is MDSEFSDPELSGVGEAENGENAPVYCVCRKPDINCFMIGCDQCNEWFHGDCINITEKMAKAIREWYCIQCREKHPSLEIKYRHKKSKEREREAEREREEREERMRTERRKSISSNSSNKQQVKRSARMCGECESCSRTEDCGQCDFCKDMKKFGGPNKIRQKCRLRQCQVRARKMLRVRDDEVQMYRDSMEPSSLADSLSDDDLPLDPELYQELCAGGAFDDHNLPWLSDTEDTPFLDSVLRKRAVKVKHVKRREKKSDKKKDDKYKRHKQKQKHKDKAKHSERMESKDFSSLRQCLGPSCVQPARTGSKYCSDDCGMKLAAK
- the LOC142483182 gene encoding CXXC-type zinc finger protein 1-like isoform X2; this translates as MDSEFSDPELSGVGEAENGENAPVYCVCRKPDINCFMIGCDQCNEWFHGDCINITEKMAKAIREWYCIQCREKHPSLEIKYRHKKSKEREREAEREREEREERMRTERRKSISSNSSNKQQVKRSARMCGECESCSRTEDCGQCDFCKDMKKFGGPNKIRQKCRLRQCQVRARMLRVRDDEVQMYRDSMEPSSLADSLSDDDLPLDPELYQELCAGGAFDDHNLPWLSDTEDTPFLDSVLRKRAVKVKHVKRREKKSDKKKDDKYKRHKQKQKHKDKAKHSERMESKDFSSLRQCLGPSCVQPARTGSKYCSDDCGMKLAAK
- the LOC142483182 gene encoding CXXC-type zinc finger protein 1-like isoform X3, which gives rise to MDSEFSDPELSGVGEAENGENAPVYCVCRKPDINCFMIGCDQCNEWFHGDCINITEKMAKAIREWYCIQCREKHPSLEIKYRHKKSKEREREAEREREEREERMRTERRKSISSNSSNKQQVKRSARMCGECESCSRTEDCGQCDFCKDMKKFGGPNKIRQKCRLRQCQKMLRVRDDEVQMYRDSMEPSSLADSLSDDDLPLDPELYQELCAGGAFDDHNLPWLSDTEDTPFLDSVLRKRAVKVKHVKRREKKSDKKKDDKYKRHKQKQKHKDKAKHSERMESKDFSSLRQCLGPSCVQPARTGSKYCSDDCGMKLAAK
- the LOC142483182 gene encoding CXXC-type zinc finger protein 1-like isoform X4; translated protein: MDSEFSDPELSGVGEAENGENAPVYCVCRKPDINCFMIGCDQCNEWFHGDCINITEKMAKAIREWYCIQCREKHPSLEIKYRHKKSKEREREAEREREEREERMRTERRKSISSNSSNKQQVKRSARMCGECESCSRTEDCGQCDFCKDMKKFGGPNKIRQKCRLRQCQMLRVRDDEVQMYRDSMEPSSLADSLSDDDLPLDPELYQELCAGGAFDDHNLPWLSDTEDTPFLDSVLRKRAVKVKHVKRREKKSDKKKDDKYKRHKQKQKHKDKAKHSERMESKDFSSLRQCLGPSCVQPARTGSKYCSDDCGMKLAAK